In Devosia sp. 1566, a single genomic region encodes these proteins:
- a CDS encoding ABC transporter ATP-binding protein, which yields MTIPSVFVDNLSHSYAGKLALDKVSLTIARGSSFALLGPNGAGKTTLISILCTLRKADSGTAEVDGIDVRRSPTAARKRIGVVFQDSSLDDRLSAYENLNFHGLVYGMPARDRRQRIGEMLALVELEDWRDAIVRSFSGGMRRRLEIARALLHNPAILFLDEPTVGLDAQTRERIWQYLDQLRRERELTVLTTTHYIEEVETADQVCIINNGVIVNQGSPAELKLAHGRSWIHVVPRDDTVRTAILARFPETRDLGSNRLAVPVAGDGFVDQFLASFGSQLSEMRLEQPSLESVFLALTGTELRDRAAGRRDAEQAAGRRAGRR from the coding sequence GTGACTATACCCTCTGTTTTCGTTGACAATTTGTCGCATAGCTATGCCGGGAAACTGGCGCTCGACAAGGTATCCCTCACCATCGCGCGCGGTTCCAGCTTTGCCCTGTTGGGTCCAAACGGGGCCGGCAAGACCACGCTGATCAGCATATTGTGTACGCTGCGGAAGGCCGACAGCGGCACCGCCGAGGTGGATGGCATTGATGTCAGGCGCAGTCCGACGGCCGCGCGCAAGCGCATCGGGGTCGTGTTTCAGGACTCCAGCCTCGATGATCGCCTGAGCGCCTATGAGAACCTCAACTTCCATGGCCTCGTTTATGGCATGCCCGCCCGCGACCGGCGGCAGCGCATCGGCGAGATGCTGGCCCTGGTTGAGCTGGAAGACTGGCGCGATGCCATCGTGCGCAGCTTTTCGGGCGGCATGCGCCGGCGCCTCGAGATCGCCCGGGCGCTGCTACACAACCCAGCCATCCTGTTTCTCGATGAGCCCACGGTTGGCCTTGATGCCCAAACGCGCGAGCGCATCTGGCAATATCTCGATCAACTGCGCCGCGAGCGCGAACTGACGGTACTCACCACGACCCACTATATCGAGGAGGTGGAGACCGCTGATCAGGTGTGCATAATCAACAATGGCGTCATCGTGAACCAGGGCAGTCCCGCCGAACTCAAGCTTGCCCATGGCCGGAGCTGGATCCATGTCGTGCCCAGGGACGACACTGTGCGGACGGCGATCCTTGCCCGTTTTCCCGAGACGCGGGATCTGGGCAGTAACCGCTTGGCTGTACCCGTTGCCGGCGATGGCTTTGTCGACCAGTTCCTGGCCAGCTTTGGCAGCCAACTCAGCGAAATGCGCCTGGAACAACCAAGCCTTGAAAGCGTGTTTCTCGCCCTGACCGGAACCGAGCTGCGCGACCGCGCTGCTGGCCGCCGCGATGCCGAGCAGGCGGCCGGCAGAAGGGCAGGGCGGCGATGA
- a CDS encoding ABC transporter permease, whose protein sequence is MNAILPLLRGVYGVWLREVTRATRDRGQMIGGVSRPLIWLLILGVGLNPYFRGEVYGEVRYVIPYTYLQFLFPAVIVLNIMYTSIQFAVSVIWDREFGFLREVLVSPMPKPLVLLGKVLGGSTVATLHGAVVLILARFADVTMTPEQVVTALAFMFLLSFGLTCFGVILAARVRSFEGFGVFSNTLILPLYFTSSSVFPLDPALSRTQTTASYPEWLVFLVQINPITYAVDTLRGVLIGFNQFTPSYGPAIVVGMAIAFFVLALVDFGRS, encoded by the coding sequence ATGAACGCCATATTGCCCCTGCTGCGCGGCGTTTATGGCGTGTGGCTGCGCGAGGTCACCCGCGCAACGCGCGATCGCGGCCAGATGATCGGCGGCGTCAGCCGCCCGCTCATCTGGCTGCTGATCCTGGGCGTCGGGCTCAATCCTTATTTCCGCGGCGAGGTCTATGGGGAGGTGCGCTATGTCATCCCCTATACCTATCTGCAGTTCCTGTTCCCCGCCGTTATCGTGCTCAACATCATGTACACCTCGATCCAGTTCGCGGTGTCGGTGATCTGGGATCGTGAATTCGGCTTTCTCCGGGAAGTGCTGGTTTCGCCCATGCCCAAGCCGCTGGTCCTGCTCGGCAAGGTGCTGGGCGGTAGCACGGTCGCGACGCTGCATGGCGCGGTGGTGCTGATCCTGGCCCGGTTTGCCGATGTCACCATGACGCCAGAACAGGTGGTGACGGCTCTGGCCTTCATGTTCCTGCTGTCCTTCGGGCTGACCTGCTTTGGGGTGATCCTCGCGGCTCGGGTGCGCAGTTTTGAAGGCTTCGGGGTTTTCTCCAACACGCTGATTCTGCCGCTTTATTTCACCTCGTCCTCGGTGTTTCCGCTCGACCCGGCCCTCAGCCGCACCCAGACCACCGCCAGCTACCCGGAATGGCTGGTGTTCCTGGTGCAAATCAATCCGATCACCTATGCGGTCGATACGCTGCGAGGGGTGCTGATCGGCTTTAATCAGTTCACGCCCAGCTATGGCCCCGCGATCGTGGTCGGCATGGCCATCGCGTTCTTTGTGCTGGCCCTCGTGGATTTCGGCCGGTCATGA
- a CDS encoding transporter substrate-binding domain-containing protein — protein sequence MSTKRPHRWLRAAANLALIAALLFAVSFLPPDTSLKERRQAGVLKLCVPPRYPPLVTGDPAQPGFDIELAQHIADFIGVRLIVNALPSMGRDFNPRNWQLSRAQCDMIAGGLTDTLQTRGFLQTIPTTAETGWVAIAPNGELPSGGAAAAVLPGSSGLDRLALSSWLRAHGLRPVLVSGPDELTRALSEGRAQVGFAERFAASAIGSLPPDFTLSWLPAQDLPRYQMALGLWKGDQTLMRAVRAAMEHLQESGSLDNLRERYRLGGVLPEQGSL from the coding sequence ATGAGCACGAAGCGCCCGCATCGCTGGCTGCGGGCAGCGGCCAACCTCGCGCTGATCGCGGCGCTGCTGTTTGCCGTGAGCTTCCTGCCGCCCGACACTTCGCTCAAGGAGCGGCGGCAGGCGGGGGTCCTCAAACTCTGCGTCCCCCCGCGCTATCCGCCTCTGGTCACCGGTGATCCCGCGCAACCTGGGTTCGACATCGAGCTGGCCCAGCATATCGCCGATTTCATCGGTGTTCGGCTCATCGTCAATGCCCTCCCATCGATGGGCCGCGACTTCAATCCACGCAATTGGCAACTTTCCCGCGCCCAGTGCGACATGATCGCGGGTGGCCTGACCGACACGCTGCAAACGCGCGGGTTTCTCCAGACCATCCCCACCACGGCCGAAACCGGCTGGGTGGCTATCGCGCCCAACGGAGAACTGCCATCTGGGGGTGCTGCCGCGGCCGTGCTGCCGGGCTCCAGCGGTCTTGACCGCCTGGCCCTGTCGAGCTGGCTGCGCGCGCACGGACTGCGGCCCGTATTGGTCAGCGGCCCCGATGAGCTGACCCGTGCGCTAAGCGAGGGGAGGGCGCAGGTGGGATTTGCCGAGCGATTCGCGGCGAGCGCCATTGGGAGCCTGCCGCCTGACTTCACGCTGTCATGGCTCCCGGCGCAGGATCTGCCGCGCTACCAGATGGCTCTCGGCTTGTGGAAAGGCGACCAGACGCTGATGCGCGCCGTTCGGGCGGCAATGGAGCACCTGCAGGAAAGCGGATCCCTCGATAATCTGCGGGAACGCTACAGGCTAGGCGGGGTTCTTCCTGAACAAGGCTCATTGTAG
- a CDS encoding cytochrome c produces MIERSKGLFVSATLLSLTLGLLGSGAATAAGFTAEQAEAGKSSYDSNCAQCHGFQLEGPDAPGLAGRDVMQNWYTAAGLYDFISVAMPPSAPGLLGEDVYVNIVAYIMSFNGAQPGDTPMTADPELLASISLPEETAAGAAATPSAPAEAATATPETTVPQAFTWGKQLPGGAPPAAAAAPTAAAEPAVPQAFTYGKPLPGATN; encoded by the coding sequence GTGATCGAAAGATCCAAAGGGCTATTTGTCAGCGCCACATTGTTGTCGCTGACCCTCGGGCTGCTTGGGAGTGGCGCTGCCACTGCCGCCGGCTTTACGGCGGAACAAGCGGAAGCGGGGAAGTCCTCGTACGATTCCAACTGCGCACAATGCCACGGCTTCCAGCTTGAGGGCCCCGATGCCCCCGGCTTGGCCGGACGCGACGTAATGCAGAACTGGTATACCGCTGCCGGTCTTTATGACTTCATCAGCGTCGCCATGCCGCCTTCGGCCCCCGGCCTGCTCGGCGAAGACGTCTATGTCAACATCGTCGCCTACATCATGTCGTTCAACGGCGCTCAGCCCGGGGACACGCCCATGACTGCCGATCCGGAACTGTTGGCATCCATCTCGCTGCCGGAAGAAACCGCAGCTGGCGCCGCTGCCACGCCGTCTGCTCCGGCTGAAGCTGCGACTGCCACGCCGGAGACGACCGTGCCGCAGGCCTTCACCTGGGGCAAGCAATTGCCTGGTGGCGCGCCACCAGCGGCAGCAGCTGCGCCTACTGCGGCGGCTGAACCGGCCGTTCCGCAGGCTTTCACCTATGGCAAGCCATTGCCCGGGGCAACCAACTAA